A single genomic interval of Aegicerativicinus sediminis harbors:
- a CDS encoding XRE family transcriptional regulator: MNGKEIKRKRESLGLTQEEMGKLIGMSKNTIYNYENGGKIPSTKIPILVKFFNDRIEQGKFPIIRTEGESPNDISVKDPLGFIKNKNGLNYEELPNGKWRVKVPKVPYRAYASFIEVFSDEYELHRSFSTTYFTVDHPGKGKYVAFTVGNDSMNGGGINDTPDGAEVLGRELQRHHWKDGFRDCEYGWIIVSSSGIMHKDIKGPDGNGTIICQSRNPSPEYHDFELELNDVHSIWKVIKRTF, translated from the coding sequence TTGAACGGGAAAGAGATTAAAAGGAAACGCGAATCTTTGGGATTAACCCAAGAAGAGATGGGTAAACTTATAGGAATGAGTAAAAATACCATCTATAATTATGAGAATGGCGGCAAGATACCCTCTACGAAGATCCCAATATTGGTAAAATTTTTTAATGATCGAATCGAACAGGGAAAATTTCCAATTATTAGGACTGAAGGCGAATCTCCTAATGATATCTCGGTAAAAGATCCATTAGGTTTCATCAAGAACAAAAACGGACTAAATTACGAGGAGCTCCCGAATGGTAAATGGAGGGTGAAGGTCCCGAAGGTACCATATCGGGCTTATGCCTCCTTTATAGAAGTTTTTTCGGATGAGTATGAACTGCATAGATCATTCTCAACAACTTATTTCACGGTTGACCACCCAGGGAAGGGAAAATATGTAGCCTTTACCGTGGGGAACGACAGCATGAACGGGGGAGGGATCAACGATACCCCTGACGGTGCGGAAGTACTTGGCCGGGAATTGCAGCGCCACCACTGGAAGGATGGTTTCCGTGACTGCGAGTACGGCTGGATCATAGTTTCCAGTTCCGGGATCATGCATAAGGATATAAAAGGCCCGGATGGCAACGGTACAATTATCTGCCAATCCAGGAACCCATCACCGGAATACCATGACTTCGAGCTGGAGCTGAACGATGTGCACTCGATCTGGAAGGTGATAAAACGGACTTTTTGA